One window from the genome of Streptomyces sp. NBC_01476 encodes:
- a CDS encoding TetR/AcrR family transcriptional regulator: MPQGLTTKGAATRLRIIEGAAALMRQSGAGVSLDEIRDATRTSKSQLFHYFPQGREQLVLAVASHEADAILADQQPHLDDLTSWRSWHAWRNTVVARYRRQGAHCPLRVVMSQLAPDDEAARAVQVDLMDRWQGKLAAGVRHMQEHELMTRGLSADRAADALLAAVQGGALVLIVTGRSASLEAALDLTLDQLRVRP, encoded by the coding sequence GTGCCGCAGGGGCTGACGACCAAGGGCGCCGCCACACGGCTGCGGATCATCGAGGGGGCCGCCGCGCTGATGCGGCAGTCCGGGGCCGGGGTGTCGCTGGACGAGATCCGGGACGCCACCAGGACCAGCAAGAGCCAGCTCTTCCACTACTTCCCGCAGGGACGGGAGCAACTGGTGCTCGCGGTGGCCTCGCACGAGGCGGACGCGATCCTCGCCGACCAGCAGCCGCACCTGGACGACCTGACCAGCTGGCGCTCCTGGCACGCCTGGCGCAACACGGTGGTGGCCCGTTACCGGCGGCAGGGCGCCCACTGCCCGCTGCGGGTGGTGATGAGCCAGCTCGCCCCGGACGACGAGGCGGCCAGGGCGGTGCAGGTGGACCTGATGGACCGCTGGCAGGGCAAGCTGGCCGCCGGGGTCCGCCATATGCAGGAGCACGAACTGATGACCCGTGGGCTGAGCGCGGACCGGGCCGCGGACGCGCTGCTGGCCGCGGTGCAGGGCGGCGCCCTGGTGCTGATCGTCACCGGCCGCTCCGCCTCCCTGGAGGCAGCGCTCGACCTGACCCTGGACCAGCTGCGCGTCCGGCCCTGA
- a CDS encoding plasmid stabilization protein — MPRGSSAKRERQYEHIKDSAKERGESDRRAKEIASRTVNKERARTGESRTAGRTSTRDMPSSRRGGQRSHSGAQGPTRDQLYNEARQRDIKGRSNMTKSQLSRALGR, encoded by the coding sequence ATGCCCAGAGGGTCGAGCGCCAAGCGAGAACGGCAGTACGAGCACATCAAGGACAGCGCGAAGGAGCGCGGCGAGTCCGACAGGCGGGCCAAGGAGATCGCCTCGCGCACCGTGAACAAGGAGCGCGCCCGCACCGGCGAGTCCAGGACCGCCGGCCGCACCTCCACCCGGGACATGCCGTCCTCGCGGCGCGGCGGACAGCGTTCGCACTCCGGAGCGCAGGGCCCCACCAGGGACCAGCTCTACAACGAGGCCCGGCAGCGCGACATCAAGGGCCGCTCGAACATGACCAAGTCCCAGCTGAGCAGGGCGCTCGGCCGCTGA
- a CDS encoding aldo/keto reductase, with translation MSQVPLITLNNGVEIPQLGFGVFQIEPRDTKEAVLAALETGYRHIDTAEMYGNEKEVGQAIRESGLDRNDIFVTSKLNNGYHAYGDALAAFARSLDDLGLEKLDLFLIHWPLPKVGDFTETWKAMEEIYRSGRSRAIGVSNFNPHHLNRLLQETEVVPAVNQIEVHPYLTQEDVRAFNAEHEIATEAWSPIAKGKVLNDPVIAEVAERVGRTPAQVTLRWHLQRGDIIFPKSVTRSRMEENFRLFDFELSEEDLAVIAALDRGERTGPDPDTFNYVPQ, from the coding sequence ATGAGCCAGGTACCTCTGATCACTCTCAACAACGGCGTCGAAATCCCCCAACTCGGCTTCGGCGTGTTCCAGATCGAGCCGAGGGACACCAAGGAGGCGGTGCTCGCCGCCCTGGAGACCGGCTACCGGCACATCGACACCGCGGAGATGTACGGCAACGAGAAGGAGGTGGGACAGGCCATCCGGGAGTCCGGCCTTGACCGGAACGACATCTTCGTCACCAGCAAGCTCAACAACGGCTACCACGCCTACGGGGACGCGCTCGCCGCCTTCGCCCGCTCGCTCGACGACCTGGGCCTGGAGAAGCTGGACCTGTTCCTGATCCACTGGCCGCTGCCGAAGGTGGGCGACTTCACCGAGACCTGGAAGGCGATGGAGGAGATCTACCGCTCCGGCCGGTCCCGGGCGATCGGCGTGTCCAACTTCAATCCGCACCACCTCAACCGGCTCCTCCAGGAGACCGAGGTGGTCCCCGCGGTCAACCAGATCGAGGTCCACCCGTACCTCACCCAGGAGGACGTGCGGGCCTTCAACGCCGAGCACGAGATCGCCACCGAGGCGTGGTCCCCGATCGCCAAGGGCAAGGTGCTCAACGACCCGGTGATCGCCGAGGTGGCCGAGCGGGTGGGGCGGACGCCGGCGCAGGTGACGCTGCGCTGGCACCTCCAGCGCGGCGACATCATCTTCCCCAAGTCCGTGACCCGCTCGCGGATGGAGGAGAACTTCCGGCTCTTCGACTTCGAACTCTCCGAAGAGGACCTGGCCGTGATCGCCGCCCTGGACCGCGGCGAGCGGACCGGCCCGGACCCGGACACCTTCAACTACGTCCCCCAGTAG
- a CDS encoding LysR family transcriptional regulator ArgP, whose protein sequence is MPELPLDQVRTLLAVVDEGTFEAAAEALHVTPSAVSQRIKALEQRTGRVLLLRSRPVRLTDSGEVVVRFGRQLATLERDAGSELGLDEAAGPATLPIAVNADSLATWFLPALAEVAARRDIRFDLHRDDQDHTTRLLRQGRVMAAVTSSPEPVQGCSVRALGTMRYRAMATPDFAARHLAGAPLRHLLAGAPVVVFDRKDDLQDRFLRGLAPHRTPAGRSRSYVPSSEAFVEAVAAGLGWGMIPDAQSAPHLSAGTLTDLAEGRFVDVPLYWQQWKLDSPPLAAVATAVAAAAARSLAPAPDRRRGPRAAPGAPG, encoded by the coding sequence GTGCCCGAACTGCCGCTGGACCAGGTACGTACGCTGCTCGCCGTGGTCGACGAGGGCACTTTCGAGGCGGCGGCCGAGGCGCTGCATGTGACCCCGTCCGCGGTGAGCCAGCGGATCAAGGCCCTGGAGCAGCGCACCGGCCGGGTCCTGCTGCTGCGCTCCAGACCGGTGCGGCTCACCGACTCCGGCGAGGTCGTCGTACGGTTCGGGCGGCAACTGGCCACGCTGGAACGGGACGCCGGGAGCGAACTCGGACTCGACGAGGCGGCGGGTCCCGCCACGCTGCCGATCGCGGTCAACGCCGACTCGCTCGCCACCTGGTTCCTGCCGGCCCTCGCCGAGGTCGCCGCCCGCCGCGACATCCGCTTCGACCTCCACCGCGACGACCAGGACCACACCACCCGGCTGCTCCGCCAGGGCCGGGTGATGGCCGCGGTGACCTCCTCGCCCGAGCCCGTCCAGGGCTGCTCGGTCCGCGCTCTCGGCACGATGCGCTACCGGGCCATGGCCACCCCGGACTTCGCCGCCCGCCATCTCGCCGGCGCGCCGCTGCGGCACCTGCTGGCCGGCGCGCCGGTCGTGGTCTTCGACCGCAAGGACGACCTCCAGGACCGCTTCCTGCGCGGTCTCGCGCCGCACCGCACACCGGCCGGCCGGTCCCGGAGCTACGTCCCCTCCTCGGAGGCATTCGTCGAAGCCGTCGCGGCCGGCCTCGGCTGGGGCATGATCCCCGACGCCCAGTCGGCCCCCCACCTGTCTGCCGGCACCCTCACCGACCTCGCTGAGGGCCGCTTCGTGGACGTCCCCCTGTACTGGCAGCAGTGGAAGCTGGACTCACCCCCGCTCGCCGCCGTCGCGACCGCCGTCGCCGCTGCGGCGGCCCGCTCCCTGGCCCCGGCCCCGGACCGCCGCCGAGGCCCCCGGGCCGCACCGGGCGCTCCCGGGTGA
- a CDS encoding lysylphosphatidylglycerol synthase transmembrane domain-containing protein: MGNPSVPQGAVAVPRWRRLPWRTIACLVPALAVGVWAAGHRTLLVSGGHDLLSADRFWLLGALAATGLGWVAIACARQGTVLEPLPTGRLLATQFAATAANQLTPAGIGAGAVNLRFLRGCGLPLARTSAALALYALAESVGRVTLLLVLLTVFPHALRLNGLLPGGDTLLFLGAVLAAGLLPAALVLVSLRRVRAFIRDFLLTALTDVRSLHMRPSRALALWGGSLAFPALQAVSLVAVTNALGLPVPAAHVAIAYLAATCLAAGIPAPGGVGSVDAALAIALVAAGAPTAAATSAVLAYRIVTVWLPLLPAALTLGALVRRKVV; encoded by the coding sequence ATGGGCAATCCGTCAGTCCCCCAGGGGGCCGTGGCCGTGCCACGGTGGCGCCGGCTGCCCTGGCGGACGATCGCCTGCCTGGTGCCGGCGCTCGCCGTCGGGGTGTGGGCGGCAGGCCACCGCACGCTGCTCGTCTCGGGCGGCCACGATCTGCTGTCCGCCGACCGCTTCTGGCTGCTCGGCGCGCTGGCCGCGACCGGCCTCGGCTGGGTGGCGATAGCCTGCGCCCGGCAGGGCACGGTGCTCGAACCCCTGCCCACCGGGCGGCTGCTGGCCACCCAGTTCGCCGCGACCGCCGCCAACCAGCTGACGCCCGCGGGCATCGGCGCCGGCGCGGTGAACCTGCGTTTCCTGCGCGGCTGCGGACTGCCGCTGGCCCGGACCTCGGCGGCGCTGGCGCTCTACGCGCTCGCCGAGTCGGTCGGCCGGGTGACGCTGCTGCTGGTGCTCCTCACCGTCTTCCCGCACGCGCTGCGCCTGAACGGGCTGCTGCCCGGCGGGGACACCCTGCTCTTCCTCGGCGCCGTGCTGGCGGCGGGGCTGCTGCCGGCGGCGCTGGTCCTGGTGTCGCTGCGCCGGGTACGGGCTTTCATCCGGGATTTCCTGCTCACCGCGCTGACCGATGTCCGCTCGCTGCACATGCGGCCCTCGCGCGCGCTGGCACTGTGGGGCGGCTCGCTGGCCTTCCCCGCCCTCCAGGCGGTCTCCCTGGTCGCGGTCACCAACGCGCTCGGGCTTCCGGTGCCGGCCGCCCATGTCGCCATCGCCTATCTCGCCGCGACCTGCCTGGCGGCCGGGATACCCGCTCCGGGCGGGGTCGGTTCCGTGGACGCGGCCCTGGCCATCGCGCTGGTGGCGGCCGGCGCCCCCACCGCGGCGGCCACCTCTGCGGTCCTCGCCTACCGCATCGTCACCGTCTGGCTGCCGCTGCTCCCGGCCGCCCTCACGCTGGGCGCCCTGGTCCGCCGCAAGGTGGTCTGA
- a CDS encoding SpoIIE family protein phosphatase: protein MRSTADDVNVPEFEPEVFDRAIVAVVLTAGPEHRLVYYNEAFSRLFGPRKLGSPAAEAFDEPRAVRFLRMLDGVFHDRTARQVTAPRTTEGTHPGAPGRRHFMYSASPVISRYGPGVLAIAVDTTAQVETARRAEEQSEERHRTLQRYEALMSAVPQIVWLMKPDWSITELVGGFEEFTGMPWRPVIDAEWLAAVHPHDRTDLVRTWKEAAEGTPSFFVCTFRMRTASGEYRHVQSRAVPVQRGGVTVEWVGSSADVEDQWRNRLRERLLARVATVAAAGDVPQALAAVAAAVVPELTDTCAVFMLPSPELTGAGGPLTATRVASSARTGLPPLPPMSGKARPVGPLARQVIESRRPQLLTFPAGEPPAGAVPDVSVEWLREARATSLTMVPLVIDSTVVAYAVAAGCADSPPPGSADLALLREVLHEVRDPLRQAMELQRTRRTALTLQRALLTPTPLVPGAELAAHYQPASKTAEIGGDWYDALVLPDGSVTLTIGDIAGHDLEAATSMSQLRSMLRVIAYDLSHPVTPAESLSQLDRVADGLAIAPLVTAVHARLVPKGGGSWHAAWSNAGHPPPLLLPADGPPRYLEGTGPDLPLCVSPSHPRTTWHHDLEIGDTLLLYTDGLIEVPGTDLAEGMAHLAVHAHAAQRAGVPLSTLCAQLLAAIAERRDDAAIIGFRPVHEANAVV from the coding sequence ATGAGGTCGACGGCCGACGATGTGAACGTGCCCGAGTTCGAACCGGAAGTGTTCGACCGCGCCATCGTGGCCGTCGTGCTCACCGCGGGTCCCGAGCACCGGCTGGTCTACTACAACGAGGCTTTCAGCCGGCTCTTCGGCCCCCGCAAGCTGGGCTCCCCCGCGGCCGAGGCCTTCGACGAACCCCGGGCGGTCCGCTTCCTGCGGATGCTGGACGGCGTCTTCCACGACCGCACCGCCCGCCAGGTCACCGCCCCGCGCACCACCGAGGGCACCCATCCCGGCGCGCCCGGCCGCCGCCACTTCATGTACAGCGCCTCCCCGGTCATCTCCCGGTACGGCCCCGGCGTGCTGGCCATCGCCGTCGACACCACCGCCCAGGTCGAGACGGCCCGGCGGGCGGAGGAGCAGTCGGAGGAGCGGCACCGCACCCTGCAGCGGTACGAGGCGCTGATGTCCGCCGTGCCGCAGATCGTCTGGCTGATGAAACCGGACTGGTCGATCACCGAGCTGGTCGGCGGCTTCGAGGAGTTCACCGGCATGCCGTGGCGGCCGGTGATCGACGCCGAATGGCTCGCCGCCGTGCACCCCCACGACCGCACCGACCTGGTGCGGACCTGGAAGGAGGCGGCCGAGGGCACCCCTTCGTTCTTCGTCTGCACCTTCCGGATGCGGACCGCCTCGGGCGAGTACCGCCATGTGCAGTCGCGCGCGGTGCCGGTCCAGCGCGGGGGAGTGACCGTCGAATGGGTCGGCTCGTCGGCGGACGTCGAGGACCAGTGGCGCAACCGCCTGCGGGAGCGGCTGCTGGCCCGGGTCGCCACCGTCGCCGCCGCGGGCGACGTACCGCAGGCGCTGGCCGCGGTGGCCGCGGCCGTGGTGCCGGAGCTCACCGACACCTGCGCGGTGTTCATGCTGCCGTCGCCCGAGCTGACCGGGGCGGGCGGTCCGCTGACCGCGACCCGGGTCGCCTCCTCGGCCCGTACCGGCCTGCCGCCGCTGCCGCCGATGAGCGGGAAGGCCCGGCCGGTCGGGCCGCTCGCACGGCAGGTGATCGAGAGCCGCCGGCCCCAGCTCCTGACCTTCCCGGCCGGCGAGCCCCCGGCCGGCGCCGTCCCCGACGTGTCGGTGGAGTGGCTGCGCGAGGCGCGGGCGACCAGCCTGACCATGGTGCCGCTGGTGATCGACTCGACGGTGGTGGCCTACGCCGTCGCGGCCGGCTGCGCCGACAGCCCGCCGCCGGGCTCCGCGGACCTCGCGCTGCTGCGCGAGGTGCTGCACGAGGTGCGCGACCCGCTCCGCCAGGCGATGGAGCTGCAGCGCACCCGGCGCACCGCGCTCACCCTCCAGCGGGCGCTGCTCACACCCACCCCGCTGGTGCCCGGCGCGGAACTGGCCGCGCACTACCAGCCGGCCAGCAAGACCGCGGAGATCGGCGGCGACTGGTACGACGCACTGGTGCTGCCCGACGGCTCGGTCACCCTCACCATCGGTGACATCGCCGGCCACGACCTGGAGGCCGCCACCTCGATGAGCCAGCTCCGCAGCATGCTGCGGGTCATCGCCTACGACCTCTCCCACCCGGTCACTCCCGCGGAGAGCCTGTCCCAGCTGGACCGCGTCGCCGACGGACTCGCCATCGCGCCACTGGTCACCGCTGTCCACGCCCGGCTGGTCCCCAAGGGCGGCGGCAGCTGGCACGCGGCGTGGTCCAACGCCGGCCACCCCCCGCCGCTGCTGCTGCCCGCCGACGGACCGCCGCGCTATCTGGAGGGCACCGGTCCCGACCTGCCGCTGTGCGTCTCGCCGTCCCACCCCCGTACCACCTGGCATCACGACCTTGAGATAGGCGACACACTGCTGCTCTACACCGACGGGCTCATCGAGGTCCCCGGCACCGACCTCGCCGAGGGCATGGCCCATCTCGCCGTGCACGCCCACGCCGCCCAGCGCGCCGGCGTCCCGCTCAGCACCCTGTGCGCGCAGCTCCTCGCGGCCATCGCCGAGCGCCGCGACGACGCCGCCATCATCGGCTTCCGCCCGGTCCACGAGGCGAACGCGGTGGTCTGA
- a CDS encoding SDR family NAD(P)-dependent oxidoreductase, with translation MTARLQGKTALVTGATSNIGRAVAVAFGAEGAHVVVSGRNEARGAEVVAGIRAAGGKADFVAADLDGSAAASHGLAERATEVLGGRIDILVNNAGIFPGSTTPTVDETMFDQVYGVNVKAPFFLTAVVAPAMVAAGGGTIINLGSWVARLSVPVGALYASTKGAVETLTRAWAAEFGPSGVRVNAIAPGVIRTPDLDPSQPHPAEGMMHGTPAGTTGDPGDIAQAAVYLASDEASFVHGTVLDVDGGRIGVAVIKGA, from the coding sequence ATGACTGCACGACTGCAGGGCAAGACAGCGCTGGTCACAGGGGCCACGAGCAACATCGGGCGGGCCGTCGCGGTGGCCTTCGGCGCCGAGGGCGCACATGTGGTGGTCTCCGGCCGCAATGAGGCCCGCGGCGCCGAGGTGGTGGCCGGGATCAGGGCGGCCGGCGGCAAGGCCGACTTCGTCGCCGCCGACCTCGACGGCAGCGCGGCGGCCAGCCACGGGCTGGCCGAGCGGGCCACCGAGGTGCTCGGCGGCCGGATCGACATCCTGGTCAACAACGCGGGCATCTTCCCCGGCTCGACCACCCCGACCGTCGACGAGACCATGTTCGACCAGGTGTACGGGGTCAATGTGAAGGCCCCGTTCTTCCTCACCGCGGTGGTGGCGCCTGCCATGGTGGCGGCCGGCGGCGGCACGATCATCAACCTGGGTTCGTGGGTGGCCCGGCTCAGTGTTCCGGTCGGCGCGCTCTACGCCTCGACCAAGGGCGCGGTGGAGACGCTGACCAGGGCCTGGGCCGCCGAGTTCGGACCGTCCGGGGTACGGGTGAACGCGATCGCCCCCGGGGTGATCCGCACCCCCGACCTGGACCCGTCCCAGCCGCACCCGGCCGAGGGAATGATGCACGGCACGCCGGCCGGCACCACCGGCGACCCCGGGGACATCGCCCAGGCCGCGGTCTACCTGGCGAGCGACGAAGCCTCCTTCGTCCACGGCACGGTGCTGGACGTGGACGGCGGCCGGATCGGGGTCGCGGTGATCAAGGGGGCGTGA
- a CDS encoding MerR family transcriptional regulator, with protein sequence MAAQVPIGAFSVMTGLSRKTLRHYHEAGLLAPASIDPVTGYRHYDTSQVRTAEIIRRFRALDMPIAEVKAVLAAPDVGARNEVIAAHLRRMESQLDQTRQSVGALRELLDPGAAPRPAIAVEFRSVPALRVPAISAVVRRGEVGEWWGTALEELYAAIRAAGAEPAGPPGGLYATELFADEEGAATVYVPAGAELPASGRVAMTELPAAELAVALHEGSHDNAGRTYGELGAFVAERLIAVDGPVRERYLVGGPEVTDQDSWRTEICWPVLRTAAP encoded by the coding sequence ATGGCCGCGCAGGTGCCGATCGGCGCGTTCTCGGTGATGACCGGGCTGAGCAGGAAGACGCTGCGGCACTACCACGAGGCGGGGCTGCTCGCCCCGGCCTCGATCGACCCGGTGACGGGCTACCGCCACTACGACACCTCGCAGGTGCGCACCGCCGAGATCATCCGCCGGTTCCGCGCGCTCGACATGCCGATCGCCGAGGTCAAGGCGGTGCTGGCCGCACCGGACGTGGGCGCCCGCAACGAGGTGATCGCCGCACATCTGCGGCGGATGGAGAGCCAGCTGGACCAGACCCGGCAGTCGGTCGGCGCGCTGCGCGAACTCCTGGACCCCGGCGCCGCGCCCCGCCCGGCCATCGCGGTGGAGTTCCGCTCGGTGCCGGCGCTGCGGGTTCCCGCGATCAGTGCGGTGGTGCGGCGCGGCGAGGTCGGTGAGTGGTGGGGCACCGCGCTGGAGGAGCTGTACGCGGCCATCCGCGCCGCCGGGGCCGAACCGGCCGGGCCGCCCGGTGGGCTCTACGCCACCGAGCTGTTCGCGGACGAGGAGGGCGCGGCCACGGTCTACGTACCGGCCGGCGCCGAGCTGCCCGCGTCCGGCCGGGTGGCGATGACCGAGCTGCCGGCCGCTGAGCTGGCGGTCGCCCTCCACGAGGGGTCGCACGACAACGCCGGACGCACCTACGGCGAGCTGGGGGCCTTCGTCGCCGAGCGGCTGATCGCGGTGGACGGGCCGGTCCGGGAGCGCTATCTGGTGGGCGGCCCGGAGGTCACCGACCAGGACAGCTGGCGGACCGAGATCTGCTGGCCGGTCCTGCGCACCGCGGCGCCCTGA
- a CDS encoding nuclear transport factor 2 family protein, producing MSTTTPPAVDRYLKAADSRDAQAVADCFTPDGTVLDEGKTYRGRDEIAGWRTALAGQFTYTSTVTGVEEPGEDGEYRLNVRVEGDFPGGVADLRFGFTLRDDRIAALRIV from the coding sequence ATGAGCACCACCACTCCCCCGGCCGTCGACCGCTATCTGAAGGCCGCCGACAGCCGGGACGCGCAGGCCGTCGCGGACTGCTTCACACCGGACGGCACCGTGCTGGACGAGGGGAAGACCTACCGGGGCCGGGACGAGATCGCCGGCTGGCGTACCGCGCTGGCCGGGCAGTTCACGTACACCAGCACGGTGACCGGCGTCGAGGAGCCGGGCGAGGACGGCGAGTACCGGCTGAACGTGCGGGTGGAAGGCGACTTCCCCGGCGGCGTGGCCGATCTGCGGTTCGGTTTCACCCTGCGTGACGACCGGATCGCCGCGCTGCGGATCGTGTGA
- a CDS encoding LysE/ArgO family amino acid transporter, whose product MQGVLVAVLAGLGTGLSLIVAIGAQNAFVLRQGIRREHVAPVVAICAGSDAVLIAVGISGIGTVVKRWPSAVTVTSWVGAAFLVCYGLLAGRRALRPAVLTAADDTGGSLRAAVLTCLAMTWLNPHVYLDTVLLLGSVANGYGAGRWPFGLGAATGSVLWFTALGSGARLLRGPFARPGSWRALDALIAATMLTLGVLMAART is encoded by the coding sequence ATGCAGGGAGTCCTTGTCGCGGTCCTGGCCGGTCTTGGCACCGGTCTGTCGCTCATCGTGGCCATCGGGGCCCAGAACGCCTTCGTGCTCCGGCAGGGGATCCGGCGCGAACACGTCGCACCGGTGGTGGCGATCTGCGCGGGGTCCGACGCGGTGCTGATCGCGGTGGGGATCAGCGGGATCGGCACGGTCGTCAAGCGGTGGCCTTCGGCGGTCACCGTCACCTCCTGGGTGGGCGCCGCCTTCCTCGTCTGCTACGGCCTGCTGGCCGGCCGCCGGGCCCTGCGTCCGGCCGTCCTCACCGCCGCCGACGACACCGGCGGGTCCCTGCGCGCCGCCGTCCTCACCTGTCTCGCGATGACCTGGCTCAACCCGCACGTCTACCTCGACACGGTCCTGCTGCTCGGCTCCGTCGCCAACGGCTACGGCGCCGGCCGCTGGCCGTTCGGTCTGGGCGCGGCCACCGGCAGCGTCCTGTGGTTCACCGCGCTGGGCTCCGGCGCCCGGCTGCTGCGCGGCCCCTTCGCCCGTCCCGGCTCCTGGCGGGCGCTGGACGCGCTGATCGCCGCCACGATGCTCACCCTGGGCGTCCTCATGGCCGCCCGCACCTGA
- the ykgO gene encoding type B 50S ribosomal protein L36 gives MKVRNSLRSLKNRPGAQIVRRRGKVYVINRKDPRSKARQG, from the coding sequence ATGAAGGTCCGTAACTCGCTTCGGTCGCTGAAGAACCGCCCCGGGGCCCAGATCGTCCGCCGTCGCGGCAAGGTCTACGTGATCAACCGCAAGGACCCCCGCAGCAAGGCGCGCCAGGGCTGA